The Patescibacteria group bacterium genome includes the window GGGAAATAGGTGAACTCGGTTTTTAATTGTGCGCCATCGGGAAACGTGAGGAAAAACAAATTCCGATTGAAACTTTGCTGTGAGGTGAATGAATCGAATCGGAGGACCTTCTTTATCGTATGCAACCAGGCGCTGACAGCGAGCGGATCAATCTCTTGAGTCGAGAAAAAATCCAAATCTTCACTCCACCGGTGAAAATAATAAAAACCGGCAAGCGCGGTACCGCCGGTAAGGATAAATCTGTCCGTCAATGCAGGCTGTTTCCCGAATTCATTCAGGAATTGTTTTTGGCGTTCAGTGAGGATGGCTGGTCCCATAACAGGAGTTCAAGGTACTCTTTCTTTGCCGGATCGAGCGTTAGTTGATGCCAGAGCTGTTTCAGAAGCGTTTCATTTATTTTTTCATCCTTTTGAGTTTGTACGCCAAAATTGATCCGCTGTTCGAGCGCCCATTTCTGGTACGCGCGCGGATTTTTTTTCCGAAATTCTTCTGTGTTTACCGACCAATGGTGCAGGTTCATATGCACTATTTTAACAAAAAGAAAGGTATTTGTACAGCGTTTCTAAGAGCAGGGATTTGGGTTCATCAGTATTATTTTGTCGCTACCGCTTCTATGAATGCGGATTTATAGTGGTGATAGACAGAGGAAGTTTTGCGGATGTTGAGTATCTTGAAGGAGGTAAGCATCTCGGCCATGTACGCTTTTGAGAAAAAATGGCGGACGTGGCCCAAGTAGTACATATCTGGTCCCGCTTTTTTTCCCTTTCCGCAGAGCGGGTCGTCTATGGATTTGCATTTTACAAAGAATAATCCCTTTGGTTTCAGGGCGCGGTGGATTTTTTGGAATATGCGGCGGGTGGTGCGGTTGTCAAAATAGTGGAGGCTAAGGTGAGCGTAAATGACGTCAAAGGAATTTTTCTTAAGTTTTACCGTGCGCATGTCGCCGGGGATGCAGTGTATGCGCGAATTGCGGGATTGAATGGCGCGGATGCCGCTTGAAGATCGGTCAATCGCGGTTACTGAGAGCCCCTTTCGCGAAAAATAGCGCGCATCGCGCCCGGCGCCGCAGCCGAGGTCGAGGATGGTTTTAAATTTTTTTGTTTGTATAAATTTATACGCGCGCACCGCGAAGCGATTCGGAGGCTCCATCGGGCGCGCGGCCCATTTATTTTTCCAGTATTCTGCGTTGTTCATATTTTTCTAAAGTATATTTTATTATTATTTCTGGATCGCCTTTTTCTTCCATCCGGCAATTACCGGCAGCACAAAGGTCAACACGTAATACAAATAGACGTCGAGCTTATAGTAGCCGTCGGCTGGTTTCAGTGCTTTGACGATAAAGAAATAGTCAAATACCACGGCAATCACCGTCCATACTATGGCCAACGTCACATAATACTGAAAATAATTTCCTTTTACTTTTTTAAATAATACCCAAAGCGTGATAATTATCCCGATCGGCATGATAACCCAGCCAATAAGAGAAGGCGGCACCATTGCGAAAAGAATCATGCCCAGCGCGTAGCCTATAAGCCAGAGCACAAAGCCCCACCCCAGCGCATCTTTAAGTAGTTGTTTGTTCATAAGTTTCTGCATTAAGTATTTGTGTAGATCGAATTTTAGGTATGTGGGTCATAAATTATATTTTCTTTTCCGAGGGCGATATCGAATATGGTAGGTTGAGTTGCGGTGGTTGGGTTTTTTTCAGATACTACCAGGAGCGCCCTCGATGAGTGAATCGAACCCCGTTCGCTACCTGGTTTCAAGTGGATTTTTGTCTTAGACATGACATCAATAATCTTTTCCGCCTCTATGGGCGTCATTCTATTTTCTCGAAGAGCAAGCCAAACTTTATCTCCATTTTTCTTTTTTAAACAAGCAACAAGTTGATCCGAGGGTAAAGCAATAGAATCCCAAATATTATCATGGATTTCTGCCTTAGAAATAAGTATCTTAAAAAGAAGTTTGTTTTCGAAGGTTGGTGGGGTAATCCATTCAATACGGGGGTCATCAACTTCTTTGGGATCACTAAAAGGTTCCT containing:
- a CDS encoding methyltransferase domain-containing protein, with translation MNNAEYWKNKWAARPMEPPNRFAVRAYKFIQTKKFKTILDLGCGAGRDARYFSRKGLSVTAIDRSSSGIRAIQSRNSRIHCIPGDMRTVKLKKNSFDVIYAHLSLHYFDNRTTRRIFQKIHRALKPKGLFFVKCKSIDDPLCGKGKKAGPDMYYLGHVRHFFSKAYMAEMLTSFKILNIRKTSSVYHHYKSAFIEAVATK